Proteins encoded within one genomic window of Saccharopolyspora pogona:
- the rpsH gene encoding 30S ribosomal protein S8 — protein MTMTDPIADMLTRLRNGNSAYHDEVVMPHSKLKANIAEILKREGYVSGSRVEEGENCKQLVVELKYGPNRERSIAGLRRVSKPGLRVYAKSTNLPKVLGGLGVAIISTSGGLLTDRQAMKKGVGGEVLAYVW, from the coding sequence ATGACGATGACCGATCCGATCGCAGACATGCTGACGCGTCTGCGCAACGGAAACTCGGCATACCACGACGAGGTCGTGATGCCGCACTCCAAGCTGAAGGCGAACATCGCCGAGATCCTCAAGCGGGAGGGCTACGTGTCCGGCTCCCGCGTCGAAGAGGGCGAGAACTGCAAGCAGCTCGTCGTCGAGCTCAAGTACGGCCCGAACCGCGAGCGGAGCATCGCGGGCCTGCGCCGGGTCTCGAAGCCCGGCCTGCGGGTCTACGCCAAGTCCACCAACCTTCCCAAGGTGCTGGGTGGCCTGGGCGTCGCGATCATCTCGACCTCCGGCGGTCTGCTGACCGACCGGCAGGCCATGAAGAAGGGCGTGGGCGGGGAAGTCCTCGCCTACGTCTGGTAA
- the rplF gene encoding 50S ribosomal protein L6 has protein sequence MSRIGKLPITVPSGVEVTIDGPAVNVKGPKGSLQHQVAEPIVVERDEDGSILVKRPNDERESRSLHGLTRTLVNNMVIGVSQGYQKNLEIHGVGYRVLQKGSNLEFSLGYSHPIVIEPPEGIQFAVDGPTKLSVKGIDKQLVGEIAARIRKLRKPDPYKGKGVRYAGEIIRRKVGKTGK, from the coding sequence ATGTCGCGCATTGGAAAGCTGCCGATCACCGTCCCCTCCGGCGTCGAGGTGACCATCGACGGCCCGGCGGTGAACGTGAAGGGCCCCAAGGGCAGCCTGCAGCACCAGGTCGCCGAGCCGATCGTCGTCGAGCGGGACGAGGACGGTTCGATCCTGGTGAAGCGCCCCAACGACGAGCGGGAAAGCCGTTCGCTGCACGGGCTCACCCGGACGCTGGTCAACAACATGGTGATCGGTGTCAGCCAGGGTTACCAGAAGAACCTGGAGATCCACGGCGTCGGTTACCGCGTGCTGCAGAAGGGGTCGAACCTGGAGTTCTCCCTCGGCTACAGCCACCCCATCGTGATCGAACCGCCGGAAGGCATCCAGTTCGCCGTAGATGGTCCGACCAAGCTGTCGGTCAAGGGCATCGACAAGCAGTTGGTCGGCGAGATCGCGGCCAGGATTCGCAAGCTGCGCAAGCCCGACCCGTACAAGGGCAAGGGTGTCCGCTACGCAGGTGAGATCATCCGCCGCAAGGTCGGGAAGACGGGTAAGTGA
- the rplR gene encoding 50S ribosomal protein L18, with protein sequence MSETTATKRKPVGKDLSTKRRLARAKRHTRIRKKIVGTAERPRLVVTRSLRNIVAQVIDDTKGHTLVSASSLETDVRAVEGDKKAKATKVGELVAARAKDAGIDKVVFDRGGNAYHGRVAALADAARDGGLEF encoded by the coding sequence ATGAGCGAGACGACAGCTACCAAGCGTAAGCCGGTGGGCAAGGACCTCTCGACCAAGCGTCGGCTTGCCCGTGCCAAGCGGCACACGCGCATCCGCAAGAAGATCGTTGGCACCGCCGAGCGTCCGCGTCTGGTCGTGACCCGGTCGCTGCGCAACATCGTCGCGCAGGTCATCGACGACACCAAGGGCCACACCCTGGTCTCGGCTTCCAGCCTGGAAACCGATGTCCGGGCCGTCGAGGGCGACAAGAAGGCCAAGGCCACCAAGGTCGGCGAGCTCGTTGCGGCCCGTGCCAAGGACGCCGGCATCGACAAGGTCGTGTTCGACCGCGGCGGTAACGCCTACCACGGTCGGGTGGCCGCGCTGGCCGACGCCGCCCGTGACGGCGGACTGGAGTTCTGA
- the rpsE gene encoding 30S ribosomal protein S5, which produces MPGRTRREGGDSGGKDRRDRRDGGRGGAAQEKTPQFERVVTINRVAKVVKGGRRFSFTALVVVGDGDGMVGVGYGKAKEVPAAIAKGVEEAKKNFFRVPRLGGTITHPVQGEDAAGVVLLRPASAGTGVIAGGPVRAVLECAGVHDVLSKSLGSDNPINIVHATVAALKLLQRPEEVAARRGLPLEDVAPAFILRARAAQQGA; this is translated from the coding sequence ATGCCTGGACGCACTCGGCGTGAGGGCGGGGACTCCGGCGGCAAGGACCGCCGGGATCGCCGCGACGGCGGCCGTGGCGGGGCGGCCCAAGAGAAGACCCCGCAGTTCGAACGCGTCGTGACCATCAACCGCGTCGCGAAGGTCGTCAAGGGTGGCCGGCGGTTCAGCTTCACCGCGCTGGTCGTCGTCGGCGACGGGGACGGCATGGTCGGTGTCGGTTACGGCAAGGCCAAGGAAGTTCCGGCGGCGATCGCCAAGGGCGTCGAGGAGGCGAAGAAGAACTTCTTCCGCGTCCCGCGCCTGGGCGGCACCATCACCCACCCGGTGCAGGGCGAGGACGCCGCGGGCGTCGTGCTGCTGCGTCCGGCCAGCGCCGGTACCGGTGTCATCGCCGGTGGCCCGGTTCGCGCGGTGCTGGAGTGCGCCGGTGTCCACGACGTGCTGAGCAAGTCTCTGGGCAGCGACAACCCGATCAACATCGTGCACGCCACGGTCGCCGCGCTGAAGCTGCTGCAGCGTCCGGAGGAGGTCGCGGCTCGTCGCGGCCTGCCCCTGGAGGACGTCGCCCCGGCGTTCATCCTGCGTGCCCGTGCGGCGCAGCAGGGGGCCTGA
- the rpmD gene encoding 50S ribosomal protein L30: MAQLKITQVRGLVGTKQNQRDSMRSLGLRKIRQSVVRPDDSNVRGMINAVRHLVTVEEVD, from the coding sequence ATGGCACAGCTGAAGATCACCCAGGTGCGCGGGCTGGTCGGCACCAAGCAGAACCAGCGCGACAGTATGCGCTCCCTCGGGCTGCGCAAGATCCGTCAGTCCGTGGTGCGTCCGGATGACTCCAACGTGCGCGGCATGATCAACGCCGTCCGTCACCTGGTGACGGTCGAGGAGGTCGACTGA
- the rplO gene encoding 50S ribosomal protein L15 has product MVIKLHDLRPAPGAKRDKVRVGRGEGSKGKTAGRGTKGTKARKNVSPRFEGGQMPIHMRLPKLKGFKNRFRTEYQGVNIGRLAQAFPEGGTVGIDELVAKGLVKKNELAKILGDGDLEGIKLEVTAHAFTGSAQEKITAAGGSVTKLDR; this is encoded by the coding sequence ATGGTCATCAAACTGCACGACTTGCGTCCGGCCCCCGGTGCGAAGCGCGACAAGGTCCGCGTCGGCCGTGGTGAGGGCTCCAAGGGCAAGACCGCCGGTCGCGGTACCAAGGGCACCAAGGCCCGCAAGAACGTCTCCCCCCGCTTCGAGGGCGGGCAGATGCCGATCCACATGCGGCTCCCGAAGCTGAAGGGCTTCAAGAACCGCTTCCGCACCGAGTACCAGGGTGTGAACATCGGTCGGCTTGCCCAGGCGTTCCCGGAGGGCGGCACCGTCGGCATCGACGAGCTGGTCGCCAAGGGCCTGGTCAAGAAGAACGAGCTGGCCAAGATCCTCGGCGACGGGGATCTGGAGGGCATCAAGCTGGAGGTGACCGCGCACGCGTTCACCGGCAGCGCCCAGGAGAAGATCACCGCTGCGGGTGGTTCGGTCACCAAACTGGACCGCTGA
- the secY gene encoding preprotein translocase subunit SecY: MLGAFRSALATPDLRRKILFTLGMVVLYRLGATIPSPGVSYPNIQKCIEQIQGSGSQSVYSLLNLFSGGALLQLSVLSLGIMPYITASIIIQLLQVVIPRFEQLKKEGQSGQAKLTQYTRYLTIALAILQGTGIVALAVRGQLFQGCSVSVIPDDSVLNLITIVVVMTAGAAVLMWMGELITERGIGNGMSLLIFVSIASRIPAEGGAILTSHGGLVFTVVCAFAIVIIATVVFIEQAQRRIPVQYAKRMIGRRMYGGTSTYLPLKVNQAGVIPVIFGSSLLYLPQLLGQLAGNQDTWWARFIQTYIVSPSSWVHILLYMSLIVFFAYFYVSITFNPEERADDMKKFGGFIPGIRPGRPTAEYLNFVLSRITLPGSLYLGIIAILPNFFLGITGGQGQNQNFPFGGTAVLIMVNVGLDTVKQIESQLTQRRYEGFLR; encoded by the coding sequence GTGCTCGGCGCCTTCCGCTCGGCTCTGGCGACGCCGGACCTGCGCCGCAAGATCCTGTTCACCCTGGGCATGGTCGTGCTCTACCGGCTCGGCGCCACGATCCCCTCTCCGGGGGTTTCGTACCCGAACATCCAGAAGTGCATCGAGCAGATCCAGGGCAGCGGTTCGCAGAGCGTGTACTCGCTGCTCAACCTCTTCAGCGGCGGTGCGCTGCTGCAGCTGTCGGTGTTGTCGCTGGGCATCATGCCCTACATCACCGCGAGCATCATCATCCAGCTGCTGCAGGTGGTCATCCCGCGCTTCGAGCAGCTGAAGAAGGAAGGCCAGTCCGGCCAGGCGAAGCTGACCCAGTACACCCGGTACCTGACCATCGCGCTGGCGATCCTGCAGGGCACCGGCATCGTGGCGCTCGCGGTCCGCGGCCAGCTCTTCCAGGGCTGCTCGGTGTCGGTCATCCCGGACGACTCGGTGCTGAACCTGATCACCATCGTCGTCGTGATGACCGCCGGTGCCGCGGTGCTGATGTGGATGGGCGAGCTGATCACCGAGCGCGGCATCGGTAACGGCATGTCGCTGCTGATCTTCGTCTCGATCGCCTCGCGGATCCCGGCCGAGGGTGGCGCGATCCTCACCTCGCACGGCGGGCTGGTCTTCACCGTGGTGTGCGCCTTCGCCATCGTGATCATCGCGACCGTGGTCTTCATCGAGCAGGCACAGCGCCGGATCCCGGTGCAATACGCCAAGCGCATGATCGGCCGCCGGATGTACGGCGGGACCTCCACCTACCTGCCGCTGAAGGTGAACCAGGCAGGTGTCATCCCGGTCATCTTCGGTTCCTCGCTGCTGTACCTGCCGCAGCTGCTCGGCCAGCTGGCCGGCAACCAGGACACCTGGTGGGCGCGGTTCATCCAGACCTACATCGTGTCGCCGTCCAGCTGGGTGCACATCCTGCTGTACATGTCGTTGATCGTCTTCTTCGCGTACTTCTACGTGTCGATCACGTTCAACCCGGAAGAGCGCGCCGACGACATGAAGAAGTTCGGCGGGTTCATCCCGGGCATCCGGCCCGGTCGGCCGACCGCGGAGTACCTGAACTTCGTGCTCTCCCGGATCACCCTGCCCGGCTCGTTGTACCTGGGCATCATCGCGATCCTGCCGAACTTCTTCCTCGGCATCACCGGCGGTCAGGGCCAGAACCAGAACTTCCCGTTCGGCGGCACCGCGGTGCTGATCATGGTCAACGTCGGCCTGGACACCGTGAAGCAAATCGAGAGCCAGCTCACGCAACGCAGGTACGAGGGTTTCCTCCGGTAA
- a CDS encoding adenylate kinase has translation MVRLVLVGPPGAGKGTQAAVLSEQLDVPHISTGDLFRANIGNSTPLGQKAKSYMDAGELVPDEVTNEMVRDRLSDEDAAKGFLLDGYPRNTAQAEVLRDMLSEHGAELTAVLQFDVPEEELVKRMLARGRSDDTEDVIRRRLAVYRSETEPLLQYYRDRIVKIDAVGSIEEITARALEALRNRE, from the coding sequence TTGGTGCGATTGGTTCTCGTCGGCCCGCCCGGTGCGGGCAAGGGCACCCAGGCGGCCGTGCTCAGCGAGCAGTTGGACGTCCCGCACATCTCCACCGGAGATCTGTTCCGCGCGAACATCGGCAACTCCACCCCGCTCGGCCAGAAGGCCAAGAGCTACATGGATGCCGGCGAGCTGGTCCCCGACGAGGTCACCAACGAGATGGTGCGCGACCGCCTCTCCGACGAGGACGCCGCCAAGGGCTTCCTGCTGGACGGCTACCCCCGCAACACGGCGCAGGCCGAGGTGCTCCGCGATATGCTGAGCGAGCACGGCGCGGAGCTGACTGCGGTGCTGCAGTTCGACGTGCCGGAGGAAGAGCTGGTCAAGCGGATGCTCGCCCGCGGGCGCTCGGACGACACCGAGGACGTCATCCGCCGTCGGCTGGCGGTGTACCGTTCGGAGACCGAGCCGCTGCTGCAGTACTACCGGGACCGGATCGTCAAGATCGACGCCGTCGGCTCGATCGAGGAGATCACCGCCCGAGCGTTGGAAGCGCTGCGCAACCGGGAGTGA
- the map gene encoding type I methionyl aminopeptidase, which yields MLRRGKGIELKSRGEIEAMRAAGLVVARALAAVTEHAKPGASTGELDAVAEQVIRDAGAVPSFKGYHGFPASICASLNEKVVHGIPARTEVLAEGDLLSVDCGAILEGWHGDSAVTLAIGEVSAKDRGLSAATEASMWAGIEQVRAGNRLTDISHAVETAARSAAQADGVEYGIIAEYGGHGIGTQMHMEPFLPNLGKPGKGPRLRVGMAIAVEPMLTLGSAETEELDDAWTVVTEDGSRAAHWEHTVAITEDGPWVLTAAED from the coding sequence TTGTTGCGTCGGGGGAAGGGCATCGAGCTCAAGTCGCGGGGCGAGATCGAGGCGATGCGCGCCGCCGGTCTGGTCGTGGCCCGCGCGCTGGCTGCGGTGACCGAGCACGCGAAGCCGGGGGCGAGCACCGGCGAGCTGGACGCGGTCGCGGAGCAGGTGATCCGGGACGCCGGCGCGGTGCCCTCCTTCAAGGGCTACCACGGTTTCCCGGCGTCGATCTGCGCTTCGTTGAACGAGAAGGTGGTGCACGGGATCCCGGCCCGCACCGAGGTCCTAGCCGAGGGCGACCTGTTGTCGGTGGACTGCGGCGCGATCTTGGAGGGCTGGCACGGCGACTCCGCCGTGACGTTGGCGATCGGCGAGGTGAGCGCGAAGGACCGCGGCCTGTCGGCGGCGACCGAGGCCAGCATGTGGGCGGGCATCGAGCAGGTCCGGGCCGGGAACCGGCTGACCGACATCTCGCACGCGGTGGAGACCGCGGCGCGCTCGGCCGCGCAGGCCGATGGCGTGGAGTACGGGATCATCGCGGAGTACGGCGGTCACGGCATCGGCACCCAGATGCACATGGAGCCGTTCCTGCCGAACCTCGGCAAGCCGGGGAAGGGCCCGCGGCTGCGGGTCGGCATGGCGATCGCCGTGGAGCCGATGCTGACGCTCGGTTCGGCGGAGACCGAGGAGCTCGACGACGCCTGGACCGTGGTGACGGAGGACGGCTCCCGCGCCGCGCACTGGGAGCACACGGTCGCGATCACCGAAGACGGCCCCTGGGTCCTCACCGCCGCCGAGGACTGA
- a CDS encoding class I SAM-dependent methyltransferase — protein MSKRKKLREYWTFLNRAARRPSRVGAVLPTSQHVAAAVATVVPSYGTPTVLELGPGTGALSGPIQRRLSEGARHLAVEIDPEMVRYLRSTKPWLDVIEGDATHLRKLLDDAGVDQVDAVISSIPWTLLPPDKQRELLLQAASVMAPNGVFTTVTYLTTLWRPPTRQFVEALHDTFEEVLPRTAIWRNVPPARIYACRRPK, from the coding sequence GTGAGCAAGCGAAAGAAGCTGCGCGAGTACTGGACGTTCCTCAACCGCGCGGCCCGCCGACCGTCGAGGGTGGGTGCCGTGCTGCCGACCTCCCAGCACGTCGCGGCCGCGGTGGCCACCGTGGTGCCCAGCTACGGCACCCCGACCGTGCTGGAGCTCGGCCCGGGCACCGGCGCGCTCAGCGGCCCCATCCAGCGCCGACTGTCCGAGGGCGCGCGGCACCTGGCCGTGGAGATCGACCCGGAGATGGTGCGCTACCTGCGCAGCACCAAGCCCTGGCTGGATGTCATCGAGGGCGACGCCACCCACCTGCGCAAACTGCTGGACGACGCCGGGGTCGACCAGGTCGACGCCGTGATCAGCAGCATCCCGTGGACCCTGCTGCCGCCGGACAAGCAGCGCGAGCTGCTCCTGCAGGCTGCCTCGGTGATGGCGCCGAACGGGGTATTCACCACGGTCACGTACCTGACCACGCTGTGGCGACCGCCCACCCGGCAGTTCGTCGAGGCGCTGCACGACACCTTCGAGGAAGTGCTCCCGCGGACCGCGATCTGGCGCAACGTCCCCCCGGCCCGCATCTACGCCTGCCGCCGCCCCAAGTGA
- a CDS encoding class I SAM-dependent methyltransferase encodes MTPQQEQRGWSAAPQIRKVGSVGQNAASKLEEYRTFFQTAVRNPKMVGAATPTSATVAATVAQVVPTTGTPVVVELGPGTGSLSNGIHRRLPEGSRHIGIELGEGMVEHLRTHKPWMEIMHGDAGDLLALLDKHNIHRVDAVISSIPWSLLAADAQNHILRQAAEALAPQGAFTALTYLPADQTPGGRRFRTRLGQTFDEVLTHTTWRNLPPVLHYICRRPLR; translated from the coding sequence GTGACACCTCAGCAGGAGCAACGCGGCTGGAGCGCAGCGCCGCAGATCCGCAAGGTCGGCAGCGTCGGGCAGAACGCGGCGAGCAAGCTGGAGGAGTACCGGACCTTCTTCCAGACCGCGGTGCGCAACCCGAAGATGGTCGGCGCGGCGACCCCGACCTCCGCCACGGTAGCCGCCACGGTAGCCCAGGTGGTGCCGACGACCGGGACCCCGGTGGTGGTCGAGCTCGGCCCCGGCACCGGTTCGTTGAGCAACGGCATCCACCGCAGGCTGCCCGAGGGCTCCCGGCACATCGGCATCGAGCTAGGCGAGGGCATGGTCGAGCACCTGCGCACCCACAAGCCTTGGATGGAGATCATGCACGGCGACGCCGGCGACCTGCTCGCGCTGCTGGACAAACACAACATCCACCGGGTGGACGCGGTCATCAGCAGCATCCCGTGGTCGCTGCTGGCGGCCGACGCGCAGAACCACATCCTGCGGCAGGCCGCCGAGGCGCTCGCCCCGCAGGGCGCGTTCACCGCGCTGACCTACCTGCCCGCCGACCAGACGCCGGGCGGCCGCCGCTTCCGCACCCGGCTGGGGCAGACGTTCGACGAGGTCCTCACCCACACCACGTGGCGCAACCTCCCGCCGGTCCTGCACTACATCTGCCGCCGCCCGCTGCGGTAG
- the infA gene encoding translation initiation factor IF-1, producing MGKKDGAIEVEGRVIEPLPNAMFRVELENGHKVLAHISGKMRQHYIRILPEDRVVVELSPYDLSRGRIVYRYK from the coding sequence ATGGGCAAGAAAGACGGGGCCATTGAGGTCGAGGGTCGGGTGATCGAACCGCTCCCCAACGCGATGTTCCGTGTCGAGTTGGAGAACGGCCACAAGGTCCTCGCACACATCAGTGGCAAGATGCGTCAGCACTACATCCGCATCCTGCCCGAGGACCGGGTCGTGGTGGAGCTCTCGCCGTACGACCTTTCCCGTGGGCGCATCGTCTACCGCTACAAGTGA
- the rpmJ gene encoding 50S ribosomal protein L36, which produces MKVQPSVKRICDKCQVIRRHGRVLVICDNARHKQRQG; this is translated from the coding sequence GTGAAGGTCCAGCCGAGTGTGAAGCGAATCTGCGACAAGTGCCAGGTCATCCGCCGTCACGGGCGGGTGCTGGTGATCTGCGACAACGCCCGTCACAAGCAGCGTCAGGGCTGA
- the rpsM gene encoding 30S ribosomal protein S13, whose product MARVVGVDLPREKRMEIALTYIYGIGKTRSKEILSATGISPDARPRDLDDEQLTKLRDFIESSYRVEGDLRREVQADIRRKIEIGCYAGLRHRRHLPVHGQRTKTNARTRKGPKKTVAGKKKAGKK is encoded by the coding sequence ATGGCACGGGTCGTCGGCGTCGATCTCCCGCGCGAAAAGCGCATGGAGATCGCGCTCACCTACATCTACGGGATCGGCAAGACCCGGTCGAAGGAGATCCTCTCCGCGACCGGAATCTCGCCCGACGCCCGGCCGCGCGACCTCGATGACGAGCAGCTCACCAAGCTGCGCGACTTCATCGAGAGCAGCTACCGGGTCGAGGGTGACCTCCGCCGCGAGGTCCAGGCCGACATCCGCCGGAAGATCGAGATCGGCTGCTACGCGGGGCTTCGGCACCGCCGGCACCTGCCGGTTCACGGGCAGCGGACGAAGACCAACGCCCGTACCCGCAAGGGGCCGAAGAAGACGGTCGCCGGCAAGAAGAAGGCCGGGAAGAAGTAA
- the rpsK gene encoding 30S ribosomal protein S11: MPPKSRAGAVKKVRRKEKKNVAHGQAHIKSTFNNTIVSITDPTGAVIAWASAGHVGFKGSRKSTPFAAQMAAENAARKAAEHGMKKVDVFVKGPGSGRETAIRSLQAAGLEVGTIQDVTPQPHNGCRPPKRRRV, encoded by the coding sequence ATGCCACCCAAGTCTCGCGCTGGTGCCGTCAAGAAGGTGCGGCGCAAGGAAAAGAAGAACGTCGCTCACGGCCAGGCGCACATCAAGAGCACGTTCAACAACACCATCGTTTCGATCACCGACCCGACCGGTGCGGTGATCGCCTGGGCCTCGGCCGGCCACGTCGGGTTCAAGGGCTCCCGTAAGTCCACCCCGTTCGCCGCGCAGATGGCCGCCGAGAACGCGGCCCGCAAGGCCGCCGAGCACGGCATGAAGAAGGTCGACGTCTTCGTCAAGGGTCCGGGTTCGGGCCGGGAGACGGCGATCCGTTCGCTGCAGGCCGCCGGTCTCGAGGTCGGCACCATTCAGGACGTGACCCCGCAGCCGCACAACGGCTGCCGGCCGCCGAAGCGGCGTCGGGTCTGA
- the rpsD gene encoding 30S ribosomal protein S4: MARYTGPATRKSRRLKVDLVGGDQAFERRPYPPGQHGRARIKETEYLLQLQEKQKAKFTYGVLERQFRSYYEDANRRPGKTGDNLLQLLESRLDNVVYRAGMARTRRMARQLVSHGHFTVNGKKVNVPSFQVSKWDIIDVKPKSVPTTPFIIAKETVGDRPVPAWLQVVPSNLRILVHQRPERAQIDTPVTEQLIVELYSK; this comes from the coding sequence ATGGCACGTTATACCGGTCCCGCGACCCGCAAGTCCCGCCGTCTGAAGGTTGACCTCGTCGGTGGTGACCAGGCGTTCGAGCGCCGTCCGTACCCCCCGGGGCAGCACGGCCGCGCGCGCATCAAGGAAACCGAGTACCTGCTGCAGCTCCAGGAGAAGCAGAAGGCGAAGTTCACCTACGGTGTGCTGGAGCGCCAGTTCCGCTCGTACTACGAGGACGCTAACCGGCGCCCGGGCAAGACGGGTGACAATCTCCTGCAGCTGCTGGAGTCCCGGCTGGACAACGTCGTTTACCGCGCCGGCATGGCCCGGACCCGCCGGATGGCGCGGCAGCTGGTCAGCCACGGCCACTTCACGGTCAACGGCAAGAAGGTGAACGTCCCCAGCTTCCAGGTTTCGAAGTGGGACATCATCGACGTCAAGCCGAAGTCGGTGCCCACCACGCCGTTCATCATCGCCAAGGAAACCGTCGGCGATCGGCCGGTGCCAGCCTGGCTGCAAGTTGTGCCCTCGAACCTGCGGATCCTGGTGCACCAGCGCCCGGAGCGCGCGCAGATCGACACTCCGGTCACCGAGCAGCTCATCGTCGAGCTCTACTCGAAGTGA